The following proteins are co-located in the Candida dubliniensis CD36 chromosome 3, complete sequence genome:
- a CDS encoding fungal zinc cluster transcription factor, putative has translation MEEKKKIIRRSRNGCHNCKRSKIKCDENKPICSYCFKTNAICDYSLKLTWGGRPYKDINKRKQLSLVKKEAQATVNDFPIETSTSLNIPISNNSNSKGDTGLTFILHEFNTDSIKSPQSPSESVSSHIDPPAPHRNAKRKIAEIDGIVDPEIKRKDSHMALTDIFPELNSGMENLTNALADFGGQQFQLQNSDIFSTYISNPQKYMGVTRYGSDSESSATSFLNNYSEDISRIEKYLPNDQSNLIGDTFPMRSVYSSINGSPTSEDIWDSIPPSLTPLPTLLLNVPFYRNLMHFWVTVASQNLVPAPSSIYKDNPYKILLTQMAMEYPAILNTLLAFSAKLRSSLIGADDTPDIVIDQLLSRSCTELLQLLKDESKATSDEALATALLLSCYEVFNSKDFSRHRAHNIGARQIIKARSNTPHKRGPEAGTEGDMTFFLMRWFVYTDVIGALSSTTDSHDYLLTSNDLSTYEPLESLTMLHEIDKMEDETQYPKKTIDYLMGFNIKFLPHFTKITMLVRETNAHLGKAKASAANLPLSIVYKALEVKEALIETQRKDEKSILQSHEKIIELNSGKGQPSSAKDLPEETVTLIKENDILRFTNKIFCDAGLIHLYRRVLLVPRESNLVQDLANGIGELAKLHIESRSPADICCIFCLFTAGCEVLRPEMQQFFEQRFQNLGQMGNINARKGLQIMKRCWETNEDWITAAEKIGVDLTLL, from the coding sequence ATGgaggaaaagaagaagataatcCGTCGAAGTCGTAACGGATGCCATAATTGCAAAAgatcaaaaattaaatgtGATGAAAACAAACCTATATGTTCATACTGTTTTAAAACCAATGCAATTTGTGATTATTCGCTCAAATTAACTTGGGGTGGACGACCCTATAAAGATatcaataaaagaaaacaactATCATTGGTAAAGAAAGAAGCTCAAGCAACAGTAAACGATTTCCCCATTGAGACATCCACCTCATTAAATATACCAATTTCCAACAATTCTAACTCAAAGGGAGATACTGGCTTAACTTTTATTTTACATGAATTTAACACAGACTCAATAAAATCCCCACAGTCACCTTCCGAATCAGTCTCTTCACACATTGACCCACCTGCACCCCACAGGAAcgcaaaaagaaaaattgcaGAAATTGATGGTATCGTTGATCcagaaatcaaaagaaaagacTCCCACATGGCATTAACTGACATTTTCCCAGAATTAAATAGTGGGATGGAGAATTTAACAAATGCATTAGCAGACTTTGGCGGGCAGCAATTCCAATTGCAAAACTCTGACATTTTCAGCACATATATTCTGAACCCACAAAAGTACATGGGGGTTACTCGGTACGGCAGTGACTCGGAATCTCTGGCCACGtcatttttgaataattattcaGAAGATATTTCCCGAATTGAGAAATATTTACCAAATGATCAAAGCAATTTAATAGGTGACACGTTCCCCATGCGACTGGTGTATAGTTCGATAAACGGATCTCCCACACTGGAAGATATTTGGGACTCGATTCCGCCGCTGTTAACACCATTACCAACGCTACTTCTTAATGTTCCATTTTACCGTAACCTAATGCATTTCTGGGTAACTGTGGCTTCTCAAAACCTAGTTCCCGCACCATCAAGCATCTACAAAGACAATCCTTATAAAATTTTACTAACTCAAATGGCCATGGAATATCCTGCTATTTTGAACACATTGTTAGCCTTTTCAGCAAAATTGAGGTCTTCTTTAATTGGCGCAGACGACACTCCAGATATtgtaattgatcaattgttgtCAAGATCCTGTACAGAACTACTACAGTTATTAAAGGATGAATCCAAGGCAACCTCGGATGAAGCGTTGGCCACAGCATTATTACTTTCTTGTTATGAAGTTTTCAACTCCAAAGACTTTAGCCGCCACCGTGCTCACAATATTGGGGCAAGACAAATTATCAAAGCACGTTCAAACACCCCTCATAAAAGGGGACCAGAAGCAGGAACGGAAGGTGATATGACGTTCTTTTTAATGAGGTGGTTTGTGTATACTGATGTCATTGGGGCCCTTTCTTCAACAACGGATTCACACGATTACTTGCTAACTTCTAATGATTTAAGCACATACGAGCCGTTGGAGTCTTTGACCATGTTGcatgaaattgataagaTGGAAGATGAAACCCAATACCCAAAGAAAactattgattatttgatgGGGTTCAATATAAAATTTCTCCCACATTTTACCAAGATCACCATGCTTGTACGAGAAACAAACGCACATTTGGGGAAAGCAAAGGCAAGTGCTGCCAATTTGCCTTTGAGTATAGTTTACAAAGCTCTTGAAGTCAAGGAGGCCTTAATAGAAACACAAAGAAAGGACGAAAAATCTATTTTACAAAGTCATGAGAAAATTATAGAGTTAAATTCTGGAAAAGGGCAGCCACTGTCAGCTAAAGATTTACCAGAAGAAACGGTTACCcttattaaagaaaatgatattttACGGTttacaaataaaatattctGTGATGCTGGATTGATACACTTGTATCGACGAGTTCTTTTAGTTCCCAGAGAATCGAACCTTGTACAAGATTTAGCTAATGGCATAGGGGAGTTAGCGAAATTGCATATTGAGTCACGATCCCCAGCTGACATATGCTGTATCTTTTGTTTATTCACTGCAGGGTGTGAGGTTTTGCGTCCAGAAATGCAACAGTTTTTTGAACAGAGATTCCAAAATTTGGGTCAAATGGGAAATATAAATGCCCGAAAGGGTTTGCAAATCATGAAACGATGCTGGGAAACAAACGAAGATTGGATAACTGCAgctgaaaaaattggtgtTGATCTAACATTGTTGTAA
- a CDS encoding COPii-coated vesicle-associated protein, putative (Similar to S. cerevisiae ERV41;~In S. cerevisiae: protein localized to COPII-coated vesicles, forms a complex with Erv46p; involved in the membrane fusion stage of transport; has homology to human ERGIC2 (PTX1) protein): MDSFAQKVKTFDAFPKVDPHHQVRSQRGGLSTLVTYFCGLLILWIEIGGYIGGYVDRQFTVDDQIRSDLTINIDMIVAMPCQFIHTNVEDITHDTYLAGETLNFEGIHFFVPDSFKINNPNDFHETPDLDEVMQESLRAEFRSEGARVNEGAPACHIFGSIPVNQVRGDFRITGKGFGYRDRSHVPFESLNFSHVIQEFSFGEFYPYLNNPLDATGKITEERLQTYMYYAKVVPTLYEQLGLEIDTNQYSLTENQHVIKVDQSTHRPDGIPGIYFLYDFEPIKLVIREKRIPFFQFIAKLATIGGGLLIAAGYLFRLYEKLLFIFYGQKAVQQNREQKPGGLLDI, encoded by the coding sequence ATGGATTCGTTTGCCCAAAAAGTTAAAACATTCGATGCCTTTCCAAAAGTAGATCCGCATCATCAAGTGAGATCACAGAGAGGTGGACTCTCGACTTTAGTGACATACTTTTGTGGATTGTTAATACTATGGATTGAAATTGGTGGATATATTGGCGGATACGTGGATCGTCAGTTCACAGTAGACGATCAAATCCGTTCCGATTTGACTATTAATATTGACATGATAGTGGCTATGCCTTGTCAGTTTATTCATACCAATGTTGAAGATATCACCCACGACACGTATTTGGCAGGAGAGACATTGAATTTTGAAGGGATCCACTTTTTCGTTCCTGAttcattcaaaattaataacCCAAATGATTTCCATGAGACACCAGATTTGGATGAAGTTATGCAAGAGAGTTTAAGGGCTGAATTTAGAAGTGAAGGTGCAAGAGTCAATGAAGGAGCTCCTGCTTGTCATATTTTTGGTTCTATTCCAGTGAATCAAGTACGTGGAGATTTTAGAATTACTGGTAAGGGATTTGGATATAGAGACAGACTGCATGTCCCATTCGAGTCCCTAAATTTTTCCCATGTCATACAGGAATTTTCATTTGGGGAATTCTATCCATATTTGAATAATCCTTTAGATGCAACAGGTAAGATTACTGAAGAAAGATTACAAACCTACATGTACTATGCAAAAGTGGTCCCCACATTATATGAGCAATTGGGATTAGAAATTGACACCAACCAATACTCATTAACCGAGAATCAGCATGTTATTAAAGTTGATCAATCTACCCACAGGCCAGATGGGATCCCGGGAATATATTTCTTGTATGATTTTGAACCAATAAAGCTTGTCATTCGTGAGAAAAGAATCCCATTCTTTCAGTTCATTGCTAAGTTGGCTACAATTGGCGGTGGTCTATTGATTGCTGCTGGCTATCTATTTAGattatatgaaaaattgcTTTTTATATTCTATGGCCAAAAGGCAGTTCAACAAAATAGAGAGCAGAAACCAGGTGGGTTGTTAGATATTTAG
- a CDS encoding translation termination inhibitor protein Itt1 homologue, putative (Similar to S. cerevisiae ITT1;~In S. cerevisiae: modulates the efficiency of translation termination, interacts with translation release factors eRF1 (Sup45p) and eRF3 (Sup35p) in vitro) — protein sequence MNSGDETTTDDFAEFSDDLRAQELQSCRYIYPDCEIDLSSLSGTVNIKVKSDKDITIHLLEKTSEGTRHIATSTISNLSPIVLSFQLNSDYPFEAPPEIKVACAWIATSKIDMLTNSLYNIWKEYKDQVLFNLIDHLQDQVQNHLDELIPTPLDIFDMEEYYNLVDFNIQAEIEEFNLQTYTCDICQKARSGVNCTKFDECGHVFCNNCLAEYFESCIESGDIDKVHCPDFECTKKYLDKKKKFMELETWMYNDKKVKDMLNQVLIPSTPLTMLTKILSNPSLVDRYYSLFKKNQYEWIGNLLPNRLVKCPRIGCEEVIFREDIDEKLVVCPKCKYAFCNDCRKSYHARFKLCSKIDESGKYSGIPIEDLETYPLLPPDSYDKKTMNAKYGRKRIARAIEEYQMDQLFQQMLRERKTVVQCPGCSVATEKSEGCNKMKCSLCKTDFCFNCGSKIENNHDHFVDPSSPCYKLLFFGMPGTEDIY from the coding sequence ATGAATTCTGGAGACGAAACCACTACTGACGATTTTGCTGAATTTTCCGATGATTTAAGGGCACAAGAGTTGCAGTCATGTAGATATATCTATCCAGATTGTGAAATAGACCTTTCATCCTTATCTGGCACAGTTAATATTAAGGTCAAAAGTGACAAAGATATAACAATACACCTACTAGAAAAAACCTCTGAGGGAACCAGACATATTGCAACTAGCACGATTTCTAACTTGTCACCTATTGTGTTgagttttcaattaaattcaGATTATCCCTTTGAAGCACCACCGGAGATCAAAGTGGCTTGTGCCTGGATAGCCACctcaaaaattgatatgTTGACAAACTCCCTTTATAATATCTGGAAAGAGTATAAAGATCAAGTactttttaatttaatagaTCATTTGCAGGATCAGGTCCAGAACCACTTGGATGAGTTGATACCGACCCCGCTAGACATTTTTGACATGGAAGAGTATTACAACCTAgttgatttcaatattcAGGCCGAAATAGAAGAGTTCAATTTACAAACATATACATGTGACATATGCCAGAAAGCTCGAAGTGGTGTGAATTGTacaaaatttgatgaatgtGGACATGTATTTTGCAACAACTGTCTAGCAGAATATTTCGAATCTTGCATTGAATCTGGCGATATTGATAAGGTACATTGTCCAGACTTTGAGTGTACTAAAAAGTATCTCgataaaaagaagaaatttatGGAGTTAGAAACATGGATGTACAATGacaaaaaagtaaaagaTATGTTAAATCAGGTATTGATACCGTCAACTCCTTTGACTATGTtaacaaaaattttaaGCAATCCAAGCTTAGTGGATCGATATTACAGtttgtttaaaaaaaaccaatatgAATGGATTGGTAATCTTTTGCCTAATAGATTGGTGAAATGTCCAAGAATTGGATGTGAGGAGGTTATATTCAGAGAAGACATTGACGAAAAATTGGTTGTTTGTCCTAAATGCAAATATGCATTTTGTAATGATTGCAGGAAATCTTACCATGCAAGATTTAAGCTTTGTCTGAAAATCGATGAAAGTGGCAAGTATCTGGGCATTCCAATTGAGGATTTGGAAACGTATCCATTGTTACCACCAGATTCTTatgacaaaaaaacaatgaaCGCAAAATATGGAAGAAAGAGAATAGCTAGAGCAATCGAAGAGTATCAAATGGATCAGTTGTTCCAGCAGATGttaagagaaagaaaaaccGTTGTACAATGTCCTGGTTGTTCTGTTGCCACTGAAAAGAGTGAAGGTTGCAACAAAATGAAGTGTAGTTTATGCAAAACagatttttgtttcaattgtggttctaaaatagaaaataacCACGACCATTTTGTTGATCCTAGCTCTCCATGCTACAagcttttattttttggcATGCCTGGTACTGAAGATATATATTAA